A single genomic interval of Hydrogenispora ethanolica harbors:
- a CDS encoding N-acetylneuraminate lyase codes for MAKLQGIYPALITPFTKEGGINHQALREIVRLNLEKGVDGFYVGGSTAEAFMLSQEERKAILETVADEAGGKAAIIYHIGCIHTEHAAELGKFAAKVGVDALSSVPPFYYKFSFQEIKDYYFDLIEQTGLPMIVYNIPAFSGVNFSIANVKELTANPRVIGIKHTSYDLFQLEQMKTIDSRLTIFNGHDEVFLAGLAMGADGAIGSTYNFMAEKFVAINRLYAAGRIQEAQQLQVEANQVIDLLIEVGVFQGIKYVLNLMGIDSGECRKPFRSLNDEQKQRLAKLTEEHRYFQAKQAIHP; via the coding sequence ATGGCAAAACTACAAGGCATCTACCCGGCTCTGATCACTCCCTTTACCAAGGAGGGCGGGATCAACCACCAGGCGCTGCGGGAGATTGTCCGCCTGAATCTGGAGAAGGGCGTCGACGGTTTTTACGTCGGCGGCAGCACGGCTGAGGCTTTCATGCTCAGCCAGGAAGAACGGAAAGCGATCTTGGAGACCGTGGCGGATGAAGCGGGGGGCAAGGCGGCCATCATCTATCACATCGGCTGCATCCACACCGAACATGCCGCCGAATTGGGGAAATTCGCCGCGAAGGTGGGCGTGGACGCGCTCTCGTCGGTGCCGCCCTTCTATTATAAATTCTCATTCCAAGAGATCAAGGACTACTACTTCGATCTGATCGAGCAGACCGGATTGCCGATGATCGTCTATAATATCCCGGCCTTCTCCGGGGTGAACTTCAGCATCGCCAATGTCAAGGAGCTGACCGCCAACCCGCGGGTCATCGGGATCAAGCATACCTCCTATGATCTGTTCCAGCTGGAACAGATGAAGACCATCGATTCCCGGTTGACCATCTTCAACGGCCACGATGAAGTCTTCCTGGCCGGCCTGGCCATGGGGGCCGACGGCGCCATCGGCAGCACCTACAACTTTATGGCCGAAAAGTTCGTCGCCATCAACCGGCTGTACGCGGCGGGCCGGATCCAAGAGGCCCAACAGCTGCAGGTGGAGGCCAATCAAGTGATCGACCTGCTGATCGAGGTCGGGGTCTTCCAGGGCATCAAATATGTCCTGAACCTCATGGGCATCGACAGCGGCGAATGCCGGAAGCCATTCCGCTCCTTGAACGATGAGCAAAAACAGCGCTTGGCGAAGCTCACCGAGGAACACCGTTATTTCCAGGCCAAACAAGCAATCCATCCCTAA
- a CDS encoding ABC transporter ATP-binding protein — MSAGANQIEIRNVSKEFEGRSGTTVALQNVSFDVASNEFVCVVGPSGCGKSTILNIIAGLTEPSSGTVKVGGKEISGPGKERGVVFQQYALFPWKTVVENVEFGLKFQEIPKGERRQIAEKYLELVGLKDFRDAYPKELSGGMKQRVAIARAYAVNPEVLLMDEPFGALDAQTRVQLQENLLTTWENERKTCFFITHDVEEAVFLAQRIVIMSARPGRLKEIIEVNLPYPRVQELKLTKEFTELKNRLWAMVYKEYLANPK; from the coding sequence ATGAGTGCCGGCGCCAATCAAATTGAAATTCGGAATGTCAGTAAGGAATTTGAGGGCCGCAGCGGAACGACGGTCGCGTTGCAAAACGTCAGTTTCGATGTTGCCAGCAATGAATTCGTGTGCGTGGTGGGGCCGAGCGGCTGCGGCAAGTCGACGATTCTGAATATCATTGCCGGCCTGACCGAGCCGAGCAGCGGCACGGTGAAAGTCGGCGGCAAGGAGATCTCCGGACCGGGGAAAGAGCGAGGGGTGGTTTTTCAGCAGTATGCGTTATTTCCATGGAAGACGGTCGTCGAAAACGTGGAGTTCGGTTTGAAGTTTCAAGAAATCCCTAAGGGGGAACGGCGCCAGATTGCCGAAAAATACCTCGAGCTGGTGGGGTTGAAGGATTTCCGGGACGCCTATCCCAAGGAGCTGTCGGGAGGGATGAAACAGCGGGTGGCCATCGCCCGCGCCTACGCGGTAAACCCGGAAGTGCTATTGATGGATGAACCGTTTGGAGCGCTTGACGCCCAAACCCGGGTTCAACTGCAGGAAAATTTATTGACCACCTGGGAAAATGAGCGAAAAACCTGTTTTTTCATCACCCACGATGTGGAAGAAGCGGTCTTTCTGGCGCAACGGATCGTTATCATGAGCGCGCGGCCGGGCCGGCTCAAAGAGATCATCGAAGTCAACCTGCCCTATCCCAGGGTTCAGGAGCTCAAGTTAACCAAGGAATTTACGGAGCTTAAAAATCGCCTGTGGGCGATGGTCTACAAGGAATATCTCGCCAATCCGAAATAA
- a CDS encoding RraA family protein: MNASRLSHADLLMLKRWNTPTVYNGWEQITGRNAAAECFNSEETRDFMPQMGPMVGYAVTVVIEPGNPEHPRRNPNAWKEYRQYVAGVPGPKIVVVQDLDQPQVAGAFWGEVNSNVHRALGCVGTIIDGAIRDVDEMTNAGFKALARRLCVGHAFSVPVRWNCEVEVFGCKVRPGQLIHADKHGFLAVPEEDEARLLEAALFMDANECQTIIPAARNAAGQSLEEILAGISRAEAAFGARVREKFGRKGEF, encoded by the coding sequence ATGAACGCTTCGCGATTGAGCCACGCCGATCTCTTAATGTTAAAACGCTGGAATACGCCGACCGTTTATAACGGCTGGGAGCAGATCACCGGCCGGAATGCCGCGGCGGAGTGCTTCAACTCCGAGGAGACCCGGGATTTCATGCCCCAGATGGGCCCGATGGTCGGATACGCCGTCACGGTGGTGATCGAGCCCGGCAACCCCGAGCATCCGCGGCGCAATCCCAATGCCTGGAAAGAATACCGCCAGTATGTGGCCGGCGTTCCCGGCCCCAAGATCGTGGTGGTCCAGGATCTGGATCAGCCGCAAGTGGCGGGGGCTTTTTGGGGCGAGGTCAATAGCAACGTCCACCGGGCCCTCGGCTGTGTCGGTACCATCATCGACGGCGCCATCCGCGACGTCGACGAGATGACCAACGCCGGTTTCAAGGCGCTGGCCCGCAGGCTCTGCGTCGGCCACGCCTTCAGCGTTCCGGTCCGTTGGAACTGCGAGGTGGAAGTCTTCGGCTGCAAAGTCCGCCCCGGCCAGTTGATCCATGCCGACAAGCACGGCTTCCTGGCCGTGCCGGAGGAAGACGAGGCGCGCTTGCTGGAAGCGGCCCTATTCATGGACGCCAACGAATGCCAGACCATCATTCCGGCGGCCCGGAACGCCGCGGGCCAATCCCTGGAAGAGATCCTGGCCGGGATCAGCCGCGCCGAAGCGGCGTTTGGAGCGCGGGTCCGGGAGAAATTCGGCCGGAAAGGCGAGTTTTAG
- a CDS encoding type II toxin-antitoxin system prevent-host-death family antitoxin — translation MPSIRPSSDLRNKYNEISEFCHKYSEPVYITKNGQGDLAVMSIETFERLVGKCELYKLLGEGMDAVKNDKVVPAEEVFRQIESELEV, via the coding sequence ATGCCTTCCATCAGGCCGAGCTCTGATTTGCGAAATAAATACAATGAAATTTCGGAATTTTGTCACAAGTATTCCGAGCCCGTTTATATCACGAAGAACGGTCAAGGCGATTTGGCGGTGATGAGTATCGAAACCTTCGAGCGTCTCGTCGGCAAGTGTGAGCTTTACAAGCTGCTTGGCGAGGGGATGGATGCCGTGAAGAATGATAAAGTCGTACCCGCGGAAGAGGTATTCCGTCAAATCGAGAGCGAACTGGAGGTATGA
- a CDS encoding sensor histidine kinase, with translation MIILLCLLIFASMVLIIRARKPMAFWMACVFLGWFLSMLGYIIFLSKYGGYDYRVNRILYLFDDIRVFFLYFSISLNWISRLLSVGRSIFAMSLVGLSLSIATFFSKKTCWYLFAASALICLVNILIYEPALYRQLLYLLRSNAIYLISVFIRLWILLTIFFTFYCLLNKYYTARLQFLRQQLKYIMLCVLALTLFYFYLVFMGPIQLTDLRTYYFLYTNFGNFNPPLTIWQWAVFIGFTGVTSVAGIFAIWKYSDVGKRLDTSDLSYEQKFLSVNHGVSVITHSLKNQLLMIDVLSKKTGKAVNHPGESINVAEVTRNLHEISAIANQTLQRITQLYKAFKDISLNLKPYRLNQIIEKALENVKFFPENVTVQKNITDLTVVADRFYLSEAIANLIINAVEAIGDRPGGRVVIASHSEGSWCVLEIEDNGGGISPNEIDRIFDPFYTHKITTKNWGIGLSYAKQIIKAHCGYIQVKSRLHEGSTFSIVLPVMDADLDKTQQRD, from the coding sequence ATGATCATTCTATTGTGCTTATTGATCTTCGCTTCCATGGTATTGATCATCCGGGCCAGGAAGCCCATGGCGTTTTGGATGGCCTGTGTCTTCCTGGGCTGGTTCCTGAGCATGCTGGGGTATATTATTTTTCTATCCAAATACGGGGGTTACGACTACCGGGTCAACCGGATCTTATACCTTTTCGACGACATCCGGGTCTTCTTCCTGTACTTTTCGATCTCGCTCAACTGGATCAGCCGCCTGCTGTCGGTCGGCAGAAGCATCTTTGCAATGAGTTTGGTGGGCTTGAGTTTGTCCATCGCCACCTTCTTTTCTAAAAAGACCTGCTGGTATCTGTTTGCGGCCAGCGCCCTGATTTGCCTGGTCAATATCTTAATTTACGAGCCGGCGCTTTACCGGCAGCTCTTGTACCTGCTACGATCCAATGCCATCTACCTCATCAGCGTTTTTATCCGGCTTTGGATATTGCTGACGATTTTCTTTACCTTTTACTGTTTATTGAATAAGTATTACACCGCGCGCTTGCAGTTTTTGCGCCAACAGTTGAAGTATATCATGCTGTGCGTCCTGGCTTTGACGCTATTCTACTTTTACCTGGTGTTTATGGGACCCATCCAATTGACCGATTTGCGGACCTATTATTTTTTATATACCAATTTTGGCAATTTCAATCCGCCGCTGACCATCTGGCAATGGGCGGTATTTATCGGTTTCACCGGCGTCACCTCGGTCGCCGGAATCTTCGCGATCTGGAAGTATTCCGATGTCGGCAAGCGGCTTGACACATCGGATTTATCGTACGAGCAGAAATTTTTATCGGTCAATCACGGCGTTTCCGTGATTACGCATTCATTAAAGAATCAGCTGCTGATGATCGACGTGTTGTCCAAAAAGACCGGCAAAGCGGTGAATCATCCGGGCGAAAGCATCAATGTCGCCGAGGTTACCCGAAATTTGCATGAGATTTCGGCCATCGCCAACCAAACGTTGCAACGGATAACCCAGCTTTATAAGGCGTTTAAAGACATATCGCTGAATCTCAAACCCTACCGTCTGAACCAAATTATCGAAAAAGCGCTGGAGAATGTGAAGTTTTTCCCCGAAAACGTAACCGTCCAGAAAAACATCACCGACCTGACGGTGGTCGCGGATCGCTTTTATCTGTCCGAAGCCATCGCCAATCTGATCATCAATGCCGTGGAGGCCATCGGCGACCGGCCCGGTGGCCGGGTGGTGATAGCTTCCCACTCCGAAGGAAGCTGGTGCGTCCTGGAGATCGAGGACAATGGCGGCGGCATCTCCCCCAATGAGATCGACCGGATCTTCGATCCTTTTTATACCCACAAGATCACCACCAAAAACTGGGGCATCGGCTTATCCTACGCCAAGCAGATTATCAAGGCGCATTGCGGGTATATTCAGGTCAAAAGCCGGCTCCACGAGGGAAGCACTTTCAGTATTGTTCTTCCGGTCATGGACGCCGATCTCGATAAAACGCAACAAAGGGACTGA
- a CDS encoding ABC transporter substrate-binding protein — protein sequence MKKGFWVRLSLVMLVVLLVGSAVFAKPAKRISIRVAYHPHIVGAGTVLIAQEKGYFEDENLDVQLVQFTSGPPELAAMASGDIDIGYLGVGAHVFAAKGQCKILVMDSTDISNLIIATKKSKIRSLKDLYGKTVAVPKGTTADMIFGLACKKANLDVSKINVINMDVAGAVAAFVADRIDAAAIWEPFVSEIKRIKGKNNVVQLLHSKEFVPKAIFPQSWVATPKFLENNREATIRFMKAWIRANEYRYRHMDECVKITAKYLQQDETSTAVLVDGTKWLDTKTLKKMYNNGTALKWYEIEEQIFVDNKKLDQFVPATNFVDPQYFKEALKELKM from the coding sequence GTGAAAAAAGGATTTTGGGTCAGATTGAGTCTCGTGATGCTGGTGGTATTGTTAGTGGGAAGCGCTGTTTTCGCCAAACCCGCCAAGCGGATTTCGATTCGGGTGGCGTATCATCCGCATATCGTCGGGGCGGGAACGGTCCTGATCGCGCAGGAAAAAGGGTATTTTGAGGATGAAAACCTGGATGTGCAATTGGTGCAGTTTACTTCCGGTCCTCCGGAGCTGGCCGCAATGGCGTCCGGCGATATTGACATCGGGTATCTCGGGGTCGGAGCGCATGTCTTTGCCGCCAAGGGTCAATGCAAAATCCTGGTGATGGACAGCACCGACATCAGCAATCTGATTATCGCCACCAAAAAGTCCAAGATTCGGAGTTTAAAAGATCTGTACGGCAAAACGGTGGCCGTTCCCAAAGGGACTACCGCGGATATGATCTTCGGACTGGCCTGTAAGAAAGCGAATTTGGACGTATCCAAGATCAATGTGATCAATATGGACGTCGCCGGCGCGGTGGCCGCCTTTGTCGCCGACCGGATCGATGCCGCCGCCATCTGGGAACCGTTTGTATCGGAGATCAAACGGATCAAAGGCAAGAATAACGTCGTCCAATTGCTGCATTCCAAAGAATTTGTCCCCAAAGCGATCTTCCCGCAGAGCTGGGTCGCGACTCCTAAATTCCTGGAAAACAACAGGGAAGCGACGATAAGGTTTATGAAAGCGTGGATCCGCGCCAATGAATACCGCTATCGCCACATGGATGAATGCGTGAAGATTACCGCCAAATATTTGCAACAGGACGAAACCTCCACCGCGGTTCTGGTCGACGGCACCAAGTGGCTGGATACCAAGACCTTGAAAAAGATGTACAACAACGGCACGGCGCTGAAATGGTACGAGATTGAGGAACAGATCTTCGTCGACAACAAAAAGCTCGATCAATTCGTACCGGCCACCAACTTTGTCGATCCGCAATATTTCAAAGAGGCGCTGAAAGAATTGAAAATGTAA
- a CDS encoding DUF2284 domain-containing protein produces the protein MKHEAYIKLALELGADHAVRFELGDIVFDPRTILKCMFGCADWGKGPTCPSRPGSYKPWEYQQIFERYQWGVIVHSTVKKIAQKASFAIEREAFIDGYYFAFSLSDCALCANCAGLEGRECANPKLARPAFHSVGIDVFRTVRQLGLPIETLKDRDQPQNWYSAVFIE, from the coding sequence ATGAAACACGAGGCTTATATCAAATTAGCGCTGGAACTCGGCGCCGACCACGCGGTCCGCTTCGAGCTCGGCGATATCGTCTTTGATCCCCGGACGATTCTGAAATGCATGTTCGGCTGCGCCGACTGGGGCAAGGGCCCGACCTGCCCTTCGCGGCCCGGTTCCTACAAGCCCTGGGAATATCAGCAGATCTTCGAGAGGTATCAATGGGGCGTCATCGTGCATTCGACCGTGAAGAAGATCGCCCAAAAAGCGTCCTTCGCCATCGAAAGGGAAGCCTTTATCGACGGCTATTACTTTGCTTTTTCCCTGAGCGATTGCGCGCTCTGCGCCAACTGCGCCGGACTGGAGGGCCGGGAATGCGCCAACCCCAAACTGGCCCGCCCCGCTTTTCATAGCGTCGGGATCGATGTCTTCCGCACCGTCCGCCAGCTGGGCCTGCCCATCGAGACGCTGAAAGACCGCGATCAGCCCCAGAACTGGTATTCGGCGGTATTTATCGAATAA
- a CDS encoding type II toxin-antitoxin system RelE/ParE family toxin, with translation MKSYRIFMTQPAVNDLRGISDYIANDLREPSLAKKLVGKIKEAVLSLGELPARHALTADENLAAQGIRWLTVDHYLIFYVVSEKKKTVTVIRILYAKRDWINLL, from the coding sequence ATGAAAAGCTACCGGATCTTCATGACCCAGCCGGCGGTCAATGATTTGAGAGGGATTTCCGACTATATTGCCAACGATCTTCGTGAGCCGTCCCTTGCGAAAAAACTGGTGGGAAAGATCAAAGAGGCGGTGCTGAGCCTCGGAGAGCTGCCGGCCCGTCACGCCTTGACAGCGGATGAGAATTTGGCTGCGCAAGGAATTCGTTGGCTGACGGTCGATCATTATCTTATCTTTTATGTCGTTTCCGAAAAGAAGAAAACGGTGACGGTCATCAGGATTCTTTATGCCAAACGGGACTGGATTAACTTACTTTAG
- a CDS encoding FAD-binding protein, producing the protein MQAITQRMETDVLVVGGGAAGIRAAIAAHDAGATVLLVTAGRLGGGGSTFYPDSLPWGILSAGESENGAAEFYEEILSVAGGVADRRLVEVLARDSDARLRELFGYGLEFTSLVRNHEKPCFGGRPRGFQLNRLSQAQACLLRELFKRAIAILEGFSGVDLLLRDGVCAGMLGLDAAGQGVEIAAGAVVLATGGAESLWRYGFGDREQLGAGYAMAIRNGAALANLEFIQFIPGTLAPRPGSNFHHPTLSSLPALRNADGAEFLTDYLPPETSVAACLNCRASHGPFSYEDESRHFDLAIVRESERLGAPGAAVVYGPDFFLEPKFRLWRDYLAARGVDSRREPLWIYPHCQGFNGGIRIDETGMSGIPNLFACGETAGGPHGANRMGGNAILATQVFGKLSGEHAAKLARRSSRRSGPAGASRDWLRDFDSGHPARLAPEQVLDGIRETMHAAAGIIRSETRLRAGLDSLAGLARDYNPLEYPGPALRTALAAANALLTATAILQAMLARKESRGPHFREDFPERNDAEYGGMSLLRSRNGTELEAAIARNVS; encoded by the coding sequence ATGCAAGCGATCACGCAACGCATGGAGACTGACGTATTGGTGGTGGGCGGCGGCGCGGCCGGCATCCGGGCGGCCATCGCCGCCCACGATGCCGGCGCGACGGTGCTTTTGGTCACGGCCGGGAGATTAGGGGGCGGAGGGTCGACTTTCTACCCGGACTCCTTGCCCTGGGGGATCCTCAGCGCGGGCGAGTCCGAGAACGGCGCCGCCGAGTTTTACGAAGAAATCCTGTCCGTGGCCGGTGGAGTGGCCGACCGGCGGCTGGTGGAGGTCCTGGCCCGGGATTCCGATGCCCGGTTGCGGGAGCTTTTCGGCTACGGCCTGGAATTCACCTCGCTGGTGCGGAATCATGAGAAGCCCTGTTTCGGGGGGCGGCCGCGCGGTTTTCAATTGAATCGGCTGAGCCAGGCCCAAGCCTGTCTGTTGCGGGAGTTGTTCAAGCGCGCCATTGCCATCCTCGAAGGGTTTAGCGGCGTCGATCTGCTGCTCCGCGACGGAGTCTGCGCGGGCATGCTGGGACTCGATGCCGCGGGCCAAGGAGTGGAGATCGCCGCCGGCGCGGTCGTGCTGGCGACCGGCGGCGCCGAATCGCTATGGCGCTACGGTTTCGGAGACCGGGAACAGTTGGGCGCGGGTTACGCCATGGCCATACGGAACGGCGCCGCCCTGGCCAACCTGGAGTTCATTCAGTTTATCCCGGGAACGCTCGCGCCGCGGCCCGGCAGCAACTTTCATCACCCGACCCTGAGCAGCCTTCCTGCCTTGCGGAATGCCGACGGGGCGGAGTTTTTGACGGATTATCTCCCGCCGGAGACCAGCGTCGCCGCTTGCTTGAATTGCCGCGCCAGCCACGGCCCGTTCAGTTACGAGGACGAATCCCGTCATTTCGACCTGGCGATCGTCCGGGAGAGCGAGCGGTTGGGGGCGCCCGGGGCGGCCGTGGTGTATGGGCCGGATTTCTTCCTGGAGCCCAAGTTCCGGTTATGGCGGGATTATCTGGCCGCCCGGGGCGTGGACTCGCGCCGGGAGCCGCTCTGGATCTACCCCCATTGCCAGGGGTTCAACGGCGGTATCCGCATCGACGAGACGGGGATGAGCGGGATTCCCAATCTGTTCGCTTGCGGGGAGACTGCCGGAGGACCCCACGGCGCCAACCGGATGGGCGGCAACGCCATTCTGGCGACCCAGGTCTTCGGCAAACTCAGCGGCGAGCATGCCGCCAAGCTGGCACGGCGGAGTTCCCGGCGCAGCGGGCCCGCCGGGGCGTCCCGGGATTGGCTCCGGGATTTCGACTCCGGCCATCCGGCGCGGCTCGCCCCGGAACAAGTATTGGACGGCATCCGGGAGACCATGCACGCGGCGGCCGGGATCATCCGCAGCGAAACGCGGTTGCGGGCGGGGCTGGACTCCCTCGCCGGGTTGGCCCGGGATTATAACCCGTTGGAATACCCGGGCCCTGCTTTACGGACGGCGTTGGCGGCAGCCAACGCGCTTTTGACCGCTACGGCGATTCTCCAAGCGATGCTGGCCCGGAAGGAGAGCCGCGGCCCTCATTTCCGGGAGGATTTTCCGGAACGGAACGATGCCGAATACGGCGGCATGAGTCTCCTGCGCTCGCGGAACGGAACGGAGCTGGAAGCCGCTATCGCGCGGAACGTTTCGTGA
- a CDS encoding carbohydrate ABC transporter permease, whose product MQSRKILSKTIIYGGLAVVMGFTLLPYLWLLVSTLKTDQEIFQVIPSWIPKRFTLVNYAWALGPNGTNLLPLLFNSILASGGTALLTGFFAATGGYALARYRAPGFKTVSVAILLSQMFQGPLIMVPWYKMAGMLGILNTHQVLILIYSTATIPIGVWLMRGFFETVPKELEEAASVDGCTKLATLFRIVLPLTAPGLVSIIIYSFILSWNDYQYALILTTSTQAKTVQVGIAELMDSMGKQNWGGIMASSVIVTIPIIGLFGVVQRYLIEGLTSGAVKG is encoded by the coding sequence ATGCAGAGCAGAAAGATATTATCCAAAACAATCATTTACGGCGGTTTGGCCGTGGTCATGGGCTTCACGCTGCTGCCCTATCTCTGGCTGTTAGTCAGCACCCTCAAAACCGACCAGGAGATCTTCCAGGTGATTCCGAGCTGGATCCCGAAACGGTTCACGCTGGTGAATTATGCCTGGGCCTTGGGGCCGAACGGCACCAATCTGCTTCCCTTGCTCTTCAACTCGATCCTGGCGTCGGGCGGGACGGCGCTGTTGACCGGATTCTTCGCCGCCACCGGCGGCTACGCGCTGGCCCGCTACAGGGCGCCGGGGTTCAAGACGGTCAGCGTGGCGATCCTGCTGTCCCAGATGTTTCAGGGGCCGCTGATCATGGTGCCCTGGTATAAAATGGCCGGGATGCTCGGCATCTTAAACACCCATCAGGTGCTGATCCTGATCTACAGCACGGCGACGATCCCGATCGGCGTCTGGCTGATGCGGGGCTTTTTCGAGACGGTCCCCAAGGAGCTGGAGGAAGCGGCCTCGGTGGACGGCTGCACCAAACTGGCGACGCTCTTCCGGATCGTGCTGCCCCTGACAGCGCCCGGGCTGGTCTCGATCATTATCTACTCGTTCATCCTATCGTGGAACGACTACCAATACGCGCTGATCCTGACCACTTCGACCCAGGCCAAGACGGTGCAGGTCGGCATCGCCGAGCTGATGGACAGCATGGGCAAGCAGAACTGGGGCGGGATCATGGCCAGCAGCGTCATTGTGACCATTCCGATCATCGGACTCTTTGGCGTGGTGCAACGTTATTTGATCGAAGGATTGACATCCGGCGCGGTGAAAGGTTGA
- a CDS encoding ABC transporter permease, which yields MMVVSLGLAILVWALLSSLPGVSSIIVSPLRFAKAFYKELVNGDLAINIWVSLVRIFLGFFLGLIAAIPVAFLLGWYKTFRTIVEPWIQFLRTIPPIALIPLVIVAFGVGTMAKVVVIFFAVFLVMVISIYQGVRNVDLTLIKAAKVLGAKDKDVFFDVVIPASFPYILVGVRLGLAAALTTLVAAELTGASKGLGNMIQEAALYFNMDVVILGIVTIGVIGFIFDKLVLWVEKKLTGWQEVRKV from the coding sequence ATGATGGTGGTCTCCCTCGGATTGGCCATTTTGGTATGGGCGCTGTTATCATCGCTACCCGGGGTCAGTTCGATCATCGTTAGCCCGCTCCGCTTCGCCAAGGCGTTCTATAAAGAATTGGTCAATGGAGACCTGGCGATCAATATCTGGGTTAGCTTGGTAAGAATTTTTCTCGGCTTTTTCCTCGGACTGATTGCCGCCATTCCGGTCGCGTTTTTGTTGGGCTGGTATAAAACGTTCCGGACCATCGTTGAGCCTTGGATTCAGTTCCTGCGGACGATTCCGCCGATTGCCCTGATACCCTTGGTGATCGTGGCGTTTGGCGTCGGTACCATGGCCAAAGTGGTCGTCATCTTCTTTGCGGTCTTCCTGGTGATGGTGATCAGCATCTATCAGGGCGTAAGAAACGTGGACCTCACCTTGATCAAAGCCGCCAAAGTGCTGGGAGCCAAGGATAAGGATGTCTTCTTCGATGTGGTGATTCCGGCCTCCTTTCCTTACATTTTAGTCGGGGTGCGCTTGGGGCTCGCCGCCGCGCTGACCACGTTGGTCGCCGCGGAATTGACCGGCGCTTCCAAGGGCCTGGGCAATATGATTCAAGAGGCCGCGCTCTACTTCAACATGGACGTCGTGATCCTGGGCATCGTGACCATCGGGGTCATCGGGTTCATCTTTGATAAGTTGGTGTTGTGGGTAGAGAAGAAGTTGACCGGGTGGCAGGAAGTGAGGAAAGTATGA
- a CDS encoding SGNH/GDSL hydrolase family protein — translation MRSILCYGDSNTWGYRPPDGGRYRREQRWTGVLQTELGPEYLVIEEGLNGRTTVWDDPLGECRNGRAYLPLCLETHHPLDLVLLMLGTNDLKLRFHLPVRDIAAGAGVLVKLVQQSSAGPAGAAPAVLLIAPPPLGKLTAAAETFQGGFEKSLRLAECYREVAGELGCFFRDAGAVVTTSDRDGIHWEAGEHQQFGRWLAREIAALG, via the coding sequence ATGAGATCCATTCTCTGTTACGGCGACTCCAACACCTGGGGCTACCGGCCCCCCGACGGCGGGCGGTACCGCCGCGAGCAGCGTTGGACCGGCGTGCTCCAGACCGAACTGGGTCCGGAGTATCTGGTGATCGAGGAAGGACTGAACGGCCGGACCACGGTCTGGGACGACCCGTTGGGGGAGTGCCGCAACGGCCGGGCGTATCTGCCGCTGTGCCTGGAGACGCACCATCCGCTGGATTTGGTGCTGTTGATGCTGGGGACCAACGATTTGAAGCTGCGCTTCCATCTGCCGGTCCGGGACATCGCCGCCGGGGCCGGGGTCCTGGTTAAGCTGGTCCAGCAGAGCAGCGCCGGGCCGGCGGGCGCGGCGCCGGCGGTGCTGCTGATCGCGCCGCCGCCGCTGGGGAAGTTGACCGCTGCGGCCGAGACCTTCCAGGGCGGTTTCGAGAAATCGCTCCGGTTGGCCGAGTGTTACCGGGAAGTGGCCGGGGAACTCGGCTGCTTTTTCCGGGACGCCGGTGCGGTGGTGACCACCAGCGATCGGGACGGCATTCATTGGGAGGCCGGGGAACATCAGCAATTCGGCCGGTGGCTGGCGCGGGAGATCGCCGCGCTGGGATGA